The Haloplasma contractile SSD-17B DNA segment CCTTAGCTTCTTTACCATATCGTTTGTTGATTTCCTTATACAATTGACCATCAAAAGGATCGTCACCTGGGTATAACATAGAAGTTAGATACTGATTAATATCATCTTCAGGAATTCCCTTTTCACTAACCATACTATCAATTATATTGCTGATAATCATTTCAGGACCTGTTATGGTGGTATTGACCTTTAATTTTAGTTAACATCAAAATAATTATGGTTCTTCCCTTTGATATGTTGATCAATGTTTTTATAGTACTTTCGGAAGGTAGAGATTACATCCTTATCCCAAACTACTTCCTTTAACGTCTTCTTATCTTTGAAAAAATGAGAGGCTTGTCCATACCGCTTTTGAATGTCTTTAATAAAATAGTAATTAGGTTCTTGCTGATCAGAAATTGTATCATTGAATTCCACGATTTTTTTAAAGTGTCTCTTAATGTTTATCCACAGTGTCTGGTAGGTGTCAATATTGGTGTAGTAATCTTTAAAATCGGTAAACACTGGTAGCAGTTTTTTGGTTTCTATATCAAGATAATTATACACATCTTTATATTCTTCTAATATACGCCCCAACTTTTCATCCTGTTCAGGGTCTTTCTTAAACTCATTAATCTGATAGATAAATTGATCACTTTTTTGTTTTTGTTCCTCTAAGATTTTATTCAGGTTTTCGCTATACGTAGTAAGAGAATCTAATTTCTCGATAAAATAGTCTATAATTTCAATTAGTTCAATTACTTTACTATCTTTTAATTTTTCTATAAACGTTTTATCACTGACTGTCTTAAATGTACGCTTAAACTTGCGCTTCGTTTTTTTGATTTGAGCGTTTGTTATTAATACCCTCTGAACTTTTAGTGCTTCATGAATTTTATTGAAGTACTCAATTTTATTTTGTATACCTTTGAGTTTCCTCTTGAATAGGAATTGTTTTATTTTATTGATCATCTTGCTCCCCCCGTGTTAGTTTATTACTTGTTATTGCACTTAAATAATTACCCTTAAGTTTTCTGGTATACGAAGCTTTCCTTTATGTTTATCTTTAATACAATTATTTATTGCATTTTTAAATCCTTCTCTATACGTTCTTGGTAACATATATAATAAATTAGTTAAATTCTCCCTTAGACTATTACCTAAATCTTTTTTAGGCTGACATTCCTTGAGTTCTGTATTTAGCAATATATTATGATGAAAAGTCTTATTTCTCAGTTCTTTAATAGCATTTAAATTCATTTCAATTATGGTATAATCACTATAATTTGAATCAAATATAGTATTAATAATCCGTATATCTAAACAGAGAATCAGATTAATCGGTAAATACATAGTAGATTCCTCTATAATATCGAAAAAAGATGTCTCATGTCTTTTTGTTTTTTTTAAAATTTTCATGCAATCATTGATCGATTCTTTTAAATATTTATCATTACCAGTTTCAAGTATACTCCTTAAGAATAACTCTACGTTACTTTTAGACAATGACTCATTTTCATAACGATTATTTATAAACGCCCTCATATATACTTCAAGCATGGTTAAATAGTAAATAATATTTCTTCTTAATCGTATATCATAACGATATAAATCATAGATATGTTCATCAGTTATGTTACCTGTGTGTTGTTGTAAAATATCTATAACCTTTGAATATCGTTTAATCCCCTTTATAGTAAGCCATTTTTTAAATTCTATTTCATCCTTAATTATTATTCCTTGCTCTTTATAATTTTTTATAATAATTTCTAAGTTCATTATCTATTCACCTTTACGTGTAGTTATTAATTTCTTGTATAAAAATTTCAGTTGATGATATTTGCTCACTAGCTGGTTTCTTTTTTACTTTACATTTTCTGGGAATAATATAATTATTACAAACATCTTCCTTCTGTTCTGCGGTCATTATATTAAATTTATTAAACACAGAGTTATAGTCTTTTAACTGATTCCATGTGTACAGATTATTACCATTCCTTCTAATAATTTCACTCGGATTATTTAATCCTTTTATAATAACAAAATCTATTGAATAAACATTCTTATTATTCTTTCTATGTCTTAGTGTTATTGCAGTAGTGGAGTCTTCTACTTTTTCATTAAGTTTTTTAAATTTATTAATCGCTTTTAAAAAATCCTTTTTTATTGCTGTAGGATCATCTAATTCATTTTTACTATTATGTGTTAATATTAACTGAAAGTCTAAATCATAATGGTTGTCTGGATCCTTTACAATTGTATTTCTTGTTGCAGATCCTACTAACTTGTGTATAAATTTATATTTTTCTTTAAGTTCCTTTCTAATTTCACTGATTATTTTTAGTGCCCTTAATCTAGATTCTTTACTATTCTTTTTACTTACCCTCTGGCATTTTGAGTTAATAGGAAACCCCTCCCATGTCATTTTTTTAACTATTATATTATTATAGCAAAAAAAGCATTATCTTTCGATAATACTTTACAAAAAATGGTATATTATATCTTACACAATTTCAAAAAAACTAGAGAGATAATCTCTCAAGTCCTCATCTACGACATAAATATAAGTTCCTTTGATCCCCCGAGTTAGTAATGTCTTATAAATATTTTTAATGTACGCAACTAATTCGCTTTTATCTTCTATTGCACTTTTACCTTTTGTGTCCAGGTATTTTTCTTCATGGATCACTAACTTATTATTATGCTTATCATAAGACAGTTCTGGACCTATTATTACACCAGCATAATTTAAATCATAACCTTGTATAGTATGTATGCATCCAACTTCATTGATTGAGTTTTCAGAGTTAACCCAGTCCTTTGCTTCAGTATTCCATTTTAACTTAACACCATTAATAATGAAATCATACTCTGAATCATCTTTTTTCCATTCCCATGCAATTCCTGCAACTAATCTACATAGACCATACTGCTTTTCTAATTCTTTTATATCATTGTGCATAACCTTAATATCCTTATACAGTTTAACATCGTAATCATTAAATGTTTCAAATTCGGTTTGATTAAAGTTAAGGATATTATCTATATAATTGATGTAATCTTCCCCACCTAATACTCTCATTTGCGATGATAAGAAATGTTCTATGGTTCCATACTGTTCCTTCAGTTGTGAAAACCTTTCTTGTGGAATATCAGATGGTTTTACACTCTGGTTTTGATCATAAAACAGTATTTGATGGTCTGATTGTAGTTGAATCCAATCTAGTTCTGTACCTTCATGTATATTTATACCTAATTTCCTATTATTATTATCAAATGATCCATAGTTTGTTATATTTTTTCTTCGCTTAAGTCGATGCGCCTCGTCTACTATTAATACATCATATTTTTGCTTAACTACATCACTAGGACCTATTACCATTTTTGCTTTTAGTCCATTAATTGATTTGAATACTCGCTTTAATGTTTGGCGTAATGATGTCATCGGAATCACTAGTCCTACTTCTAAGTTTTTAGTGTTATCTAATGATTTCATTAACTTAACTAAATATAGAGCTAGGATTGTCTTTCCTGTACCAGGGCCTCCAGAGATAAGGTGTGTACTATTTTCTTGTAAGTCGATCACACCAATTATAGCATTAGCGGTGCTTTCCTGATCTAAACTTAAAGACTTATATGGGGAAAACTTAAATAGGTCAAAGTTTCTAATTTGAATCAGACTATTTTTGGCAAGATTTTTATCTTTTAGTTGATCCCAGAGAATCTCTAGCTTAGCCTGATACTTTTCCCGTTCATAATAATTATGATTGATTAAACCCTTATTGCTATTTTGAAGTTTAAAAATACCATCAGCAGACATGTACTCAATTAATGATGATTCCAAATCTAAAGTTGCCGATTTATTAAACTCATTGTCAGATATTATGTGGATGTTATTCAATTTTTTTCTATCACTATTCTTATAATGTTCTTTACTCCTGTTAAAAGCATTAATCGTTTCTCCAACGTACGCCTCTTTACCATCTTCTAAGATATATACAACTGGCCA contains these protein-coding regions:
- a CDS encoding Abi family protein — protein: MNLEIIIKNYKEQGIIIKDEIEFKKWLTIKGIKRYSKVIDILQQHTGNITDEHIYDLYRYDIRLRRNIIYYLTMLEVYMRAFINNRYENESLSKSNVELFLRSILETGNDKYLKESINDCMKILKKTKRHETSFFDIIEESTMYLPINLILCLDIRIINTIFDSNYSDYTIIEMNLNAIKELRNKTFHHNILLNTELKECQPKKDLGNSLRENLTNLLYMLPRTYREGFKNAINNCIKDKHKGKLRIPENLRVII
- a CDS encoding nucleotidyltransferase family protein, encoding MTWEGFPINSKCQRVSKKNSKESRLRALKIISEIRKELKEKYKFIHKLVGSATRNTIVKDPDNHYDLDFQLILTHNSKNELDDPTAIKKDFLKAINKFKKLNEKVEDSTTAITLRHRKNNKNVYSIDFVIIKGLNNPSEIIRRNGNNLYTWNQLKDYNSVFNKFNIMTAEQKEDVCNNYIIPRKCKVKKKPASEQISSTEIFIQEINNYT
- a CDS encoding DUF2075 domain-containing protein yields the protein MNKIKTYKFEEDTIKNIEKFKQGKNWPVVYILEDGKEAYVGETINAFNRSKEHYKNSDRKKLNNIHIISDNEFNKSATLDLESSLIEYMSADGIFKLQNSNKGLINHNYYEREKYQAKLEILWDQLKDKNLAKNSLIQIRNFDLFKFSPYKSLSLDQESTANAIIGVIDLQENSTHLISGGPGTGKTILALYLVKLMKSLDNTKNLEVGLVIPMTSLRQTLKRVFKSINGLKAKMVIGPSDVVKQKYDVLIVDEAHRLKRRKNITNYGSFDNNNRKLGINIHEGTELDWIQLQSDHQILFYDQNQSVKPSDIPQERFSQLKEQYGTIEHFLSSQMRVLGGEDYINYIDNILNFNQTEFETFNDYDVKLYKDIKVMHNDIKELEKQYGLCRLVAGIAWEWKKDDSEYDFIINGVKLKWNTEAKDWVNSENSINEVGCIHTIQGYDLNYAGVIIGPELSYDKHNNKLVIHEEKYLDTKGKSAIEDKSELVAYIKNIYKTLLTRGIKGTYIYVVDEDLRDYLSSFFEIV